The Acinetobacter lwoffii genomic sequence CTTAAGAGACTTATTTTATGGAACATAAACGAGAACAACGAGTTAAACGTACACAACGTGACTATAGCTTTGCCTTTAAAATGATGGTGGTACATGAAGTAGAAAAAGGGCAAATTACTTATAAGCAAGCTCAGGCAAAATATGGTATTCAAGGAAGATCAACTGTGCTGGTATGGTTACGCAAGCACGGACAACAGGACTGGACTTCGAATATGCCGACTTCTTCTAAACGCCAATTGACACCCCAACAACGAATCCGCCAATTAGAAAAGCAGTTAGCCGCAGAAAAGCTTAAAACTGAATTTATTCAGGATGTGATTTATCACATTGATAAAGAATGTGGGACTGATCTTGGAAAAAAGTATACCGAGCACGTTTCAAAGATTGGCAAAGCCAAAGAAGACTAAGCGTTTCACGTTATTGTCAGTGGTTGGGAATCACCCGACAAGCTTATTATCAAGCAGAAAAACGTGCTCAAATGACTGCACAAGCAACTGAACAAATACTTGAGTTGGTTATGGAATATCGCTGTCTCATGCCAAGTATCGGAACACGTAAGCTGTATTGGCTTATTAAAGGCAAATTGTTGCAACGTGGTTTAAAGTGTGGACGGGATCAGTTATTTAAAATATTGAAAGAAAATAACTTATTGATTCGCCCTAAGCG encodes the following:
- a CDS encoding IS3 family transposase (programmed frameshift); translation: MEHKREQRVKRTQRDYSFAFKMMVVHEVEKGQITYKQAQAKYGIQGRSTVLVWLRKHGQQDWTSNMPTSSKRQLTPQQRIRQLEKQLAAEKLKTEFIQDVIYHIDKECGTDLGKKVYRARFKDWQSQRRLSVSRYCQWLGITRQAYYQAEKRAQMTAQATEQILELVMEYRCLMPSIGTRKLYWLIKGKLLQRGLKCGRDQLFKILKENNLLIRPKRRYTKTTDSKHWMKKHPNLLKDYSAVQANEVFVSDITYVESAEGVHYLSLVTDAYTRQIKGYKLSNDMRAENVVQALHMAMQHVTDRAARMIHHSDRGSQYCSELYQSALRHYGICPSMTDGKDCYQNALAERINGILKQEFLTTRCQTMKELDHLIAESIMIYNCYRPHLSLNMNTPNQMYEQTKTELIA